The genomic DNA GCTGACAGACCTAAAATTCCGGAGCCGCAACCGTAGTCTAATACTTTTTCACCGCCTTTGACGTGATCATTCAGCCACTTTAAGCATAAGAATGTGGTCGGGTGGGTGCCTGTACCAAAAGCTAAACCGGGATCAAGCTTTAAGTTTACGGCGTTTTGATCGGGTGCCTCTCGCCACGACGGAACAATCCATAACCGGTCTCCACAAGCGATGGGTTGAAAGTTATCCATCCATTCGCGTTCCCAATCTTTATCTTCTAGGATTTCAGCTGAAACCGTGCCAACGTGCATTTTTTCAGCAGCGATCAGCTGATTTAAAGTGTCGACTAGCTGTTCTGCATCGGTATCTTCATCAAAAAGCCCTTGCAATGTGGTGTGTTCCCACAAGGGCGTCGTTCCTCGTATCGGTTCGAAAACAGGCTGGTCTTCAGTATCTATAAGTGTTACCGCCTTACAACCGGCCAGCAACATGGCGTCTTCAAGCACTTCGGTATATTTCGGAAGAGTAGGAATTTTGATTTGTAACCAAGGCATAAACTGCAGCTCATTAAAATTTTTACCTATTGTACAAGAAAATTAAAAAAGGGTACGTTTTTTAGTTTCCCATTCCTAAACTCGCAGCCATAAAAAAAGGCGCCGAAGCGCCTTTTTTAAAACTTAATCGTGAAAGTGGCAGGCCACTTCATGTAGGTCGGCTACATCGATCAGTTCTGGTTTCTTCTGAGCACATAAGTCTTGCGCCTTCGGGCAACGTGTACGGAATACGCAGCCTGAAGGTGGGTTCATTGGAGAGGGCAAGTCGCCTTCTAAAATGATGACTTCTTTATTGCGTTCAATTTCTGGATCGGGCACGGGCACTGCAGAGATTAATGCCTGCGTATACGGGTGACGTGGTGTTTTATACAGCTGATCGCTGGTGGTAATTTCACAGATATTACCCAGATATAAAACCATCACTCGCGTACTGATGTGCTGAACAATGCTGAGGTCGTGCGCAATGAAGATAAGCGATAAGCCCATCTCTTGTTGCAGTTCCATCAACAAGTTTACGATTTGCGCCTGAATTGATACATCCAATGCCGATACCGGCTCATCGCAGATAATCAGTTTAGGCTTTAAAATCAAAGCACGTGCTATCCCGATACGTTGGCATTGACCGCCAGAGAATTCGTGAGGGTAGCGGTTAATCTGGTTGGGCAGTAAACCAACTTTGATCAACATTTCTTTCACTTTTTCTTTGCGCTCATCGGCTTTCATTTCTGGGTGATGCGTTTTAAGCGGCTCAGAAATAATGTCGCCAATGGTCATTCGTGGGTTTAACGAGGCCAATGGGTCTTGGAATATCATTTGTAAATCGCGGCGCGATTCTTTCATTTCTCGTTTGCTGGCAGTGAGTAGGTCTTTACCGAGCCACATCACTTTGCCGGCTTCAGCGGGTACCATTTTAATCACGGCACGCGCGAGTGTGCTTTTACCACAGCCCGATTCGCCAACAATCCCAAGGGTTTCGCCTGCGTATAAATCAAAGCTGACACCATCCACAGCTTTTAAAATGCCAGGTTTGGTCCATGGCATCGCATTGGGCGGGAAAATATTGAAGTAAACTTTAAGATCGTCTACGGATAATAATTTTTCTTTTTGAGCGGTCATTAGATTTCCTCCACTGGCTTATGGCAAGCACGTAGGCGTTTGCCATCGTAGTTTACAAGTGCAGCTGGTTCTTTGTGACACTGATCAGTCGCATGTTCGCAGCGTGGAGAAAATGGACAGCCCACAGGCATGTTCATCATATTCGGTGGGTTGCCTGGAATCGTGTGCAATTCTGACCCTACATGGTCTAAGCGCGGAATAGCCGATAGCAATCCTTTGGTATAAGGATGAGATGGCGTTTTAAACAGGTCTGTCGTGTTTGCATACTCCATAACCTTACCGCCGTACATAACTAGGGTGTCTTCACAGCTGCCTGCAACAACGCCTAAATCATGCGTAATCAATATGATTGAGGTGCCGAAATCTTTCTGGAGATCAGCCAACAGATCCATAATTTGCGCTTGTACAGTTACATCTAGTGCCGTAGTAGGTTCATCGGCAATCAACAGCTCTGGACGGCATAACAATGCCATCGCAATCATTACGCGCTGACGCATACCACCAGAGAATTCATGCGGATAAAGATGAATACGTGATGCCGCCTCTGGAATTCTTACCGCATCCAGCATGCGAATTGATTCAGCTAAAGCTTCCTCACGGTTCATGCCTTTATGCAAGATCAATACTTCCATCAGCTGTTCACTGACTTTGATGTAAGGGTTGAGTGATGTCATTGGGTCTTGGAAAATCATCGCGATTTTTTCGGCGCGGATTTTATTCAGGCCCTGCTCAGGCAAGTTTAATATTTCAACACCATCAAACTTAACGCTGCCCGTTGCCCAGCCGTTTTGAGCCAATAAGCCCATGATCGAGAATACGGTTTGGCTTTTTCCTGAACCTGATTCACCCACAATACCGAGGGTTTTACCTTTTTCTAAGGTAAAGTTGACGCCGTTGACCGCACTGACGATACCATCGCCTGTTTGGAACTGAACGCCGAGGTCTTTAACTTCTAATAAGCTCATAATTCGCTCCTAGTTACCGGTCTTTAGGGTCTAACGCGTCGCGTAAACCGTCACCAATGAAAAACATGCTGAATAGCGTTACAACAAAGAAGAACAAGGGGAAACCAATTTGCCACAAAGTGCCGTACTGCATGGTTCCTGCACCTGCACTAATGAGTGCACCCCAAGACGTGCTTGGTTCTTGTACGCCTAAGCCTAGGAATGAAATAAAAGATTCGGTTAAAATTAAGCCCGGAACCAGTAGCGATGCATATACGATTACAATCCCAATTAAGTTTGGAACAATGTGTCGCATGATGATCGTGAAGTTTGAAACGCCCGCTGCGATAGCTGCTTCGATGTATTCTTTGTTCTTGATAGTCAGTGTTTGCCCTCGGACAATTCGAGACATGTCCAACCAGGAAATGAGACCAATACCGATAAAAAGCATATTGATGGAGCGTCCAAATACGACTAACAGCAAAATCAAAACAAACATGTATGGTATAGACATTAATATGTCGACTAGACGCATCATAGCGTTGTCAACTCGTCCACCTACATAGCCTGCTGTTGCACCGTATAGAGTTCCAACAATGACGGCTACCAAAGAACCAATAATCCCTACTTTTAAGGAAATACTAGTACCCTGAATTACACGGGAGTAAAGATCGCGACCAAGGTCATCTGTACCAAAGTAGTGTCCAGTCTCGAACGAAGGTGCACCTAATTGCTTTACTTGGCCTAATACGGCCCAGTCAATTTCTTCATTAGTCCACTGAGCGAAGCTCGGACCAATAAGGGTAAACAATAGGATAAGCGCAAGCGCGATAACGCCGCCAACCGCAGCTTTATTGTGTGAAAAGCGTCTCGCGGCATCAGCCCAAAGAGATCGACCTTCAATCTCTTCAGCATTGAGCATATTTTCAGCGAGTTCTTCTACTTTTTTAGAATTTACAATCATTTTTTAAGCCTCACTGTCTTAGTAACGAATTTTAGGATCAATCCACGCGTAGAGGATATCTACCAGGATGTTTAGCAAGACAGTTAATGTACCAATTAAAATAGTAATACCCATGATGGTTGAGTAATCACGGTTAAGGGCGCCATTCACGAATAACACGCCAATACCACCTGTACTGAAGTACATATCAATAATGACAGAACCGGTAATCATGCCGACAAATGCGGGACCCATGTAAGATAAAACAGGCAATAAAGCTGGCTTAAGCGCATGCTTCATAATGATTCGGCTATAAGGAACGCCCTTTGCTTTAGCCGTACGAATAAAGTTTGAATTTAAAACTTCGAGCATAGATGAGCGGGTAATTCGCGCAATGGTTGCCATGTAGCTGGTAGACAGTGCGATAACAGGCATGATGATGAACTGAGGTTTACCACCTTCCCAACCACCGCCGGGTAGCCATCCTAAATACAGCGTGAACAGTAATACAAGCAAGGGTGCCATGACAAAGTTGGGTAAAACTTGTGCCGTGAAGGTAAAGCTTAACGCGGCGTAATCTTTCCAATTATTGTGGTTAAGTGCGGCGATAACCCCGAGCGTAACCCCAAACAACACCGCGACTAGGGCTGAAATAGAGCCATAGGTCAAGGTCACTGGAAAACCATCAGAAATTAGGTCGTTAACAGATCGATCTTTATATCGAAATGAAGGACCAAAGTCGAAATCCACGACAATGTCGCGTACGTAATCAAATATCTGATAATACAGCGGCTTATCGAGGCCATATTTGGCGTTGATATTGGCTTCTACCTGAGGCGGAAGAGCACGTTCAGAGGTGAATGGACCCCCTGGGGCGCTGTGCATTAACAAAAATGAAACGATAATTAAAATGAGTAGCGTTGGAATTGCGGTTAGCAAACGCTTTGCTATGAAACTGAACATAGAGGTGTCCTGTTTTTATCTACACGAAAGGGCGGATTTTATCCTGTTCACTTGTGATTAGCGACTTTTACTACACATTAATAAAGCCAACAAAATCAAATGCTTAGGGTGAACTGTAATCATACCTTTACAAATAGAAAAGGCGGCTATTTATAGTTATTGGTTTATATAGCGAACAACAAACTTTCTTGCGTTCAAACAAAAACACCGCCAGCAAAGCCGGCGGTGTTGAATTGTTAAGCGATTAAACTATTACTCTGCAACTTTATACAAGTTACGTGCGTACCAGTTTTGCTCAACGTTCTGTACAGGCCAGCCTTTAACATCAGACTCAAGCATGAATACGCCAGAGTAGTGGTAAACTGGGATTACAGGCATTTCTTCAGCTAAGATTTGCTCAACAGCCGTGTAGTTCGCGCTTGGATCAGCCATTGTTTTAGCTTCGTCCATTAAGCGATCTACTTCTGGGTTGTTGTACTTACCATCGTTGTAGCCAGAGCCAGAACGTACTAAGTCTAAGAAAGTAGACGCTTCGTTGTAGTCACCACACCAAGCACCACGTGCTAGAGCAAAGTTTTGGTTGCCACGTTCTGTTAGGAATGTTTTCCATTCCATGTTGTTTAGCTCAGCTTGTACGCCTAGCTTAGACTTCCACATTTGAGCAATTGCCGTAGCAATTTGCTTGTGACCTTCAGAAGTGTTGTACAACATTTCGAAAGTTAGTGGGTTGTTTTCGCCGTAACCAGCTTCAGCTAGTAGTTCTTTCGCTTTCGCATCACGCTCAGCTTGAGTCATTTCAGCAAATGGTACTGAAGGCACGTTAAAGCCAGCAGTTGAACCAGGAGTGAAAGTGTAAGCATCGATCTGACCAGCTTGTAAAATTTGGTCAGTGATTACTGTACGGTCAATTGAGTAAGCTAATGCTTTACGAACGCGTACGTCTTTAAACGCTTCTGGACCAGAGTCGCTTAGGTTGAATGTGTAGTAGTAGTTACATAGACGAGGGAAAGAAATTGCTTCGTCACCGAACTCAGCTTTAAGCGCTTTGAACTGACCAGCAGGTACAGGACCTTTGTCTAGCTCACCCGCTTTCCAACGAATTAAACCTTGGTTTTCATCTGGAATAACTACAGCAACAATTTTCTCAAGGATAGTTGCTTCGTTGTTCCAGTACTTATCGTTACGTACCAATACAGCTCGTTCGTTTACAACGTGCTCAGAAAGAACGTATGCGCCGTTAGAAACCATGTTCTCTGGCTTAGTCCAATCTGCACCGTGCTTCTCAATGGTCGCTTGGTGAGTTGGGAAAGTTGTTGTGTGAACAACCATCATTGGGAAGTAAGGAAGAGAGTCGGTTAGTTCAACTTGTAGTGTGTAGTCATCTACAGCTTTCACGCCTAAAGAGTCTACATCAGCTTTGCCAGCAACAATTTCTGCGCCATTTTTGATAGACATGATTTCCATGTACCAAGCATAAGGAGAAGCCGTTTCAGGGTTTACTGCGCGCTTCCAGCCGTATACGAAATCTTTCGCAGTTACAGGGTCGCCGTTGCTCCACTTAGCATCTTTACGCAAGTAGAACGTGTAAGTCATTTTATCTTCAGAAGCTTCGAAACGCTCAGCAACACCAGGTACAAGGTTGCCATCTGCGTCTTGGTTTAATAGGCCTTCGAATAGGTTACGTACGTGCTCAGCACCAGATACGTCTTCTACGATTTGTGGGTCAAATGAGCTGTGCTCATCAAGTGCCCAGTATGTGAATGTTTGATCTGCAGCTAAAGTTTCGCCAGTTACAGGGTGGGTTGGACCCGATTTAACTTCTGGTGCCGCATTTGAAGTAGTTGCCGCTTCTTCATCAGATGAACAGCCGACCATGAATACGGCAGAAGAAACTAGCGCAGCAGCCAGCGTTTTTGTAAATGGTTTCATGAGTGATCCTCTTATTATGTTTTTTTTATAACTTCTTTTGGAAGCTTTTGCATTACATTCAAGCTTGCGCAATTGCGCTTCGCAATCAGTCTACCCTGATATCCCGAACGTGACTATCCATTCAAAATATATACCAAAGTGTTTCTGTTTACGCCAGCGAACAATAAATCAACGCATTCTGCTTAAAAATTGCCCAACAGGACAACCCAAAGCTTAAAAGCTCGTAGCGGTTGTAGTTATTTCGCTAATAGGTGGTGAAACTTGGCATATCTCGCCTAAAACTTCAACGTACTTTTTCTTTTTTTGCATCATTGTTTTAGACTTTTAGTGTATTGACAAAAATAAAATAAAGCAAAGCTTAGCGTTTTAAATGATGATAACGGCTTAAAAAGGGGCGTAAACTTTTGGATTTACCTAATGTGGTGCGTTTTTCTATTGGTTGATGAGGTGGTCTAATTCCCTTTGTAGGGCGGCCTCGTCCCCTAAATTTACTTCAATCAGTCTGCGTAATAATGAGGCAGAATCGAGCTCAAGTTTTATGATAGACAGGCCGAAGGTGTGTGCACTTTCGTTTACATAAGCAATTTCGCCATCAAAAGCTATTTCCCAAGAATCATCACTTGGAGACACGGTTGCTGCGCATTGTGTTTTTAACGCGGGCAGAGAAGTGCTTTCTGGTAGGCAGACTAATGCACCTTTTAAGCTGATATCGTGAAGTTCGCCAGAAATTTGAGCCTGATCCGGTAGGGTGATGACAATATTTGAATCAAACGGTATGCGTTGGAATCGGCGTTTTTCTTCAGTCATTTCAGTTTCCATAAGTCAACGTCATTGAAATTACTATAGAGTGGTCTTATAAAGGGTGCAAATGAAAAGGGGAAATCTATGTCAGAGTCGTCTATTGAGTTACAACTGTCCGAAGCACTGCCCGATCGCTCAGAACCAATGCAATTGAATTTTCAGCACCAAGTTTTTCAAAGAGATATGAGGGATGTGCCAGAAGGCGCAGAGGTTATCTGGTTGGCCGCTGGTTGTTTTTGGGGTGTAGAGAGGCTCTTTTGGCAGTTAGACGGTGTGGTAAATACTGCTGTTGGTTATGCCGGCGGATACACCCAAAACCCGACTTATAAAGATGTGTGTACTGGCAAAACAGGCCACACAGAAATTGTTCAAGTTGCTTTCATACCAAGCCAATTGCCTTTAAAGGCTTTGCTAAAGGCTTATTGGGAGGCGCACGACCCAACGCAGGGTATGCGTCAAGGCAATGATAGAGGGACTCAATACCGATCTGCTATTTACGCAGAATCAGCCATGCTCGCAGAAATTGAGGCGTCAAAACAGAGTTATCAAGAGCAGTTGAATGCCAAAGGGCTGGGCAACATTACGACTGAAATTAAGGTTAAACAGCCATTCTATTTTGCTGAAGAAGAGCATCAGCAATATTTGTATAAAAACCCAGAAGGCTATTGTGGGCTTAAAGGCACGGGGGCTGTATGTCCAATCTAACCGCTCAAGATTGGTCGGAAAGTGCTATCAATGTTTTGCGGGTAAAAGAGCAAAATTGTGCTGAGACCGATTTATTTTGTATCGGTTATTTAATACCGCAGGTTGAGCTTTTAGAGGTTGAGCTCATTGACAAGCAAGCTTCAGCAGATTGGTGGCAACAGCAATTTATAGAGTTTGTGCGCGGTAATATGTCTGCAGATAAAATGCAGGCTGATGATGAACGAACGATAGAGCAGCTAATGGCCGATTTATAGCGAATTTGGGTCTAAATTATCACAATTTAGACCCAAGGCAGCCAAATTGAACCATGAATTAGGTGCTTAATTAGATGTTTAAGTAAATCTTTTCGATTAGTAGGCCGTTTAGTTGATGTAAATGCTCGCCTAACATCGACTTAAGCGCCTGATAACCTTCCGTTGCGTGAACCAATGGAAAATAATCTGCATTGGTTATAAACAATCGAAAATCATCCGGACGGGATTGCCAAAAGTCTTTATATACTTGGCCTTTATCGCCGGCAATTTTAAGTTGTTGCTCTAATTCCATTGCTACTTCTTCCCATAGTCCAGCGACAATTTCCTCTTTATTCTTAAAGTAGTAATAAATGGAAGGCGCGGCGCAGCCAGTTTCTGCTGCTATTTTTCGCAACGATAGTTTATTGATGCCCTGTTCGGTAAGTACCTTTCGAGCGGATTCTAATATGTTCTCTTTCTTAATCATGGACTGCCTGCTTTTGTCTCAAACTTATGTTTCTAATAACACCGTTTTAAAAACCTAGCAGTGGAAATGGCATTGCGCTAATTTCCTGCTGTAAATTTTGTAACCAAGTGTTAATTTAAGAGGTTTAGCAATTGTTGCAGTTGGTTCTTGTTGAAATAGTTGCATGGTTTTACAATGAGACTATAGTTTCGAGCATATATATAAATTCGTAATATCGCAGTTTGAGGAAATTCGCATGGCAACAATTTTAGTGGTAGATGACTCACCAAGCCAGATAGCGCACTTTACAAAGATTTTAGAGGCCAATGGTCATGAGTGTATCGTTGCTGAAGATGGTGCCTCTGGCGTTGCGCTGGCAAAAAGCGCGCAGCCCGATTTAATCTTGATGGATGTAGTAATGCCCGAGTTAAACGGCTTTCAAGCCACTCGCAAACTTACACAGGACCCTTCTACAAAGCAGATCCCTGTTGTTTTAGCAACAACTAAAGACCAAGAGACCGATCGTGTGTGGGGGCAAAGACAAGGTGCTAAAGCTTTTTTGGTTAAACCGGTAGATGAAGCAGAATTGCTAAAAACGCTGGCTAAATTCCTCTAATGTTCACTGGCTCATTCGAGCCGCGTCTAACGTACTGAATACACGGTATAATGTGTTGAGCGTCGACCTTTCATGAAAAGAGTCGGTGCTCGGCAGTCTTCCTTCTATGGCCTTTAATATTGAAATAGACTCATTTTGAGCGGAAAGCCCATTGACAGTTTTTTGCTCTTCAACGCCGATAATGCCGTAATCAAAAAGAGATTGGGTGACCGGTCGAATGCTGGCAGTTGTATCAAGTTGCTGATTAAAGGTATTCGCGATCCATTGATACACCGTACGTTGGTCACTGATGCTCACGCTTAAATCGGCGCTGGATGGGTCATCGCTTGCCGCTTCTCTCGGAGCATGGGTCTGTTCAGCTTTCTGAGCTAACGAAGCGGGCTGCTCATGCCGTTGGTATGATTGTACCGCTGTTGTACTTATGTCCATTTCTTTTCCGCTTTTTACTCACCTACGGCTTAATCAGCAAGGACTGTGCCTGTTAATCCTGTGCGCAAAAAAAACCCTGCTTAAGCAGGGTTCTTTTGTGAATAAGCTTGCTTATTCGAGTTTTAGTTATCGCG from Reinekea marina includes the following:
- the prmA gene encoding 50S ribosomal protein L11 methyltransferase; protein product: MPWLQIKIPTLPKYTEVLEDAMLLAGCKAVTLIDTEDQPVFEPIRGTTPLWEHTTLQGLFDEDTDAEQLVDTLNQLIAAEKMHVGTVSAEILEDKDWEREWMDNFQPIACGDRLWIVPSWREAPDQNAVNLKLDPGLAFGTGTHPTTFLCLKWLNDHVKGGEKVLDYGCGSGILGLSALLLGAEQMDGIDIDPQAITATENNANTNNLSPSLFRVTTDVETLAESYDVVVANILAGPLCDMAEAICQRLNADAPLVLSGILSHQASSVVDAYERWISFDPVEELDGWVRLSGRKRQPKGFK
- the oppF gene encoding murein tripeptide/oligopeptide ABC transporter ATP binding protein OppF, giving the protein MTAQKEKLLSVDDLKVYFNIFPPNAMPWTKPGILKAVDGVSFDLYAGETLGIVGESGCGKSTLARAVIKMVPAEAGKVMWLGKDLLTASKREMKESRRDLQMIFQDPLASLNPRMTIGDIISEPLKTHHPEMKADERKEKVKEMLIKVGLLPNQINRYPHEFSGGQCQRIGIARALILKPKLIICDEPVSALDVSIQAQIVNLLMELQQEMGLSLIFIAHDLSIVQHISTRVMVLYLGNICEITTSDQLYKTPRHPYTQALISAVPVPDPEIERNKEVIILEGDLPSPMNPPSGCVFRTRCPKAQDLCAQKKPELIDVADLHEVACHFHD
- a CDS encoding oligopeptide/dipeptide ABC transporter ATP-binding protein, which gives rise to MSLLEVKDLGVQFQTGDGIVSAVNGVNFTLEKGKTLGIVGESGSGKSQTVFSIMGLLAQNGWATGSVKFDGVEILNLPEQGLNKIRAEKIAMIFQDPMTSLNPYIKVSEQLMEVLILHKGMNREEALAESIRMLDAVRIPEAASRIHLYPHEFSGGMRQRVMIAMALLCRPELLIADEPTTALDVTVQAQIMDLLADLQKDFGTSIILITHDLGVVAGSCEDTLVMYGGKVMEYANTTDLFKTPSHPYTKGLLSAIPRLDHVGSELHTIPGNPPNMMNMPVGCPFSPRCEHATDQCHKEPAALVNYDGKRLRACHKPVEEI
- a CDS encoding ABC transporter permease subunit, translated to MIVNSKKVEELAENMLNAEEIEGRSLWADAARRFSHNKAAVGGVIALALILLFTLIGPSFAQWTNEEIDWAVLGQVKQLGAPSFETGHYFGTDDLGRDLYSRVIQGTSISLKVGIIGSLVAVIVGTLYGATAGYVGGRVDNAMMRLVDILMSIPYMFVLILLLVVFGRSINMLFIGIGLISWLDMSRIVRGQTLTIKNKEYIEAAIAAGVSNFTIIMRHIVPNLIGIVIVYASLLVPGLILTESFISFLGLGVQEPSTSWGALISAGAGTMQYGTLWQIGFPLFFFVVTLFSMFFIGDGLRDALDPKDR
- the oppB gene encoding oligopeptide ABC transporter permease OppB, which gives rise to MFSFIAKRLLTAIPTLLILIIVSFLLMHSAPGGPFTSERALPPQVEANINAKYGLDKPLYYQIFDYVRDIVVDFDFGPSFRYKDRSVNDLISDGFPVTLTYGSISALVAVLFGVTLGVIAALNHNNWKDYAALSFTFTAQVLPNFVMAPLLVLLFTLYLGWLPGGGWEGGKPQFIIMPVIALSTSYMATIARITRSSMLEVLNSNFIRTAKAKGVPYSRIIMKHALKPALLPVLSYMGPAFVGMITGSVIIDMYFSTGGIGVLFVNGALNRDYSTIMGITILIGTLTVLLNILVDILYAWIDPKIRY
- a CDS encoding peptide ABC transporter substrate-binding protein, yielding MKPFTKTLAAALVSSAVFMVGCSSDEEAATTSNAAPEVKSGPTHPVTGETLAADQTFTYWALDEHSSFDPQIVEDVSGAEHVRNLFEGLLNQDADGNLVPGVAERFEASEDKMTYTFYLRKDAKWSNGDPVTAKDFVYGWKRAVNPETASPYAWYMEIMSIKNGAEIVAGKADVDSLGVKAVDDYTLQVELTDSLPYFPMMVVHTTTFPTHQATIEKHGADWTKPENMVSNGAYVLSEHVVNERAVLVRNDKYWNNEATILEKIVAVVIPDENQGLIRWKAGELDKGPVPAGQFKALKAEFGDEAISFPRLCNYYYTFNLSDSGPEAFKDVRVRKALAYSIDRTVITDQILQAGQIDAYTFTPGSTAGFNVPSVPFAEMTQAERDAKAKELLAEAGYGENNPLTFEMLYNTSEGHKQIATAIAQMWKSKLGVQAELNNMEWKTFLTERGNQNFALARGAWCGDYNEASTFLDLVRSGSGYNDGKYNNPEVDRLMDEAKTMADPSANYTAVEQILAEEMPVIPVYHYSGVFMLESDVKGWPVQNVEQNWYARNLYKVAE
- a CDS encoding PilZ domain-containing protein yields the protein METEMTEEKRRFQRIPFDSNIVITLPDQAQISGELHDISLKGALVCLPESTSLPALKTQCAATVSPSDDSWEIAFDGEIAYVNESAHTFGLSIIKLELDSASLLRRLIEVNLGDEAALQRELDHLINQ
- the msrA gene encoding peptide-methionine (S)-S-oxide reductase MsrA encodes the protein MSESSIELQLSEALPDRSEPMQLNFQHQVFQRDMRDVPEGAEVIWLAAGCFWGVERLFWQLDGVVNTAVGYAGGYTQNPTYKDVCTGKTGHTEIVQVAFIPSQLPLKALLKAYWEAHDPTQGMRQGNDRGTQYRSAIYAESAMLAEIEASKQSYQEQLNAKGLGNITTEIKVKQPFYFAEEEHQQYLYKNPEGYCGLKGTGAVCPI
- a CDS encoding TetR/AcrR family transcriptional regulator gives rise to the protein MIKKENILESARKVLTEQGINKLSLRKIAAETGCAAPSIYYYFKNKEEIVAGLWEEVAMELEQQLKIAGDKGQVYKDFWQSRPDDFRLFITNADYFPLVHATEGYQALKSMLGEHLHQLNGLLIEKIYLNI
- a CDS encoding response regulator, which encodes MATILVVDDSPSQIAHFTKILEANGHECIVAEDGASGVALAKSAQPDLILMDVVMPELNGFQATRKLTQDPSTKQIPVVLATTKDQETDRVWGQRQGAKAFLVKPVDEAELLKTLAKFL